The DNA segment ACAAGCCCGGCGCTTTAAAAAGCGTGCCTGTCGACCGTCTGGCGGCGTGCCGAAAAACGGCGATTGCCAAGATCGTTTCACTGTATATAATCCCAGTCACTGTATAAAAAGACAGAGCGATCATTATGCTAAAGCTGACGCCACGCCAAGCCGAGATTCTGGCCTTTATCAAACGCTGCCTCGAAGACAACGGCTATCCGCCAACCCGCGCGGAAATCGCTCAGGAGCTGGGCTTCAAATCGCCCAATGCCGCTGAAGAACACCTCAAGGCGCTGGCCCGCAAAGGCGCCATCGAGATGACGCCAGGCGCTTCTCGCGGGATCCGCATTCCCGGCTTCGAAGCCAAACCCGACGACTCCACCCTGCCGATCATTGGCCGGGTCGCCGCCGGTGCGCCGATTCTGGCCCAGCAGCACATCGAAGAATCATGCAATATCAATCCGGCCTTCTTCCATCCCCGTGCCGACTACCTTTTACGCGTCCACGGCATGAGCATGAAGGACATCGGCATTTTCGACGGTGACCTGCTGGCAGTCCACACCACGCGCGAAGCACGCAACGGTCAGGTCGTCGTGGCCCGTATCGGCGATGAAGTGACGGTCAAACGCTTCAAGCGTGAAGGCAGCAAGGTCTGGCTGATTGCCGAAAACCCTGAGTTCGCCCCCATCGAAGTCGACCTGAAGGATCAGGAACTGGTGATCGAAGGCTTGAGTGTCGGCGTCATCCGCCGCTAATAGGAGGCTTTATGCAGTTCCCACATACCCCTCAGCAAACCCAACTGCCTTTGTTCGAAGCGTTTCTTGCGCAACCGTTGGCGCCGATCCTGAAAGACGTGGTCGAGCGCCCATGGACTGCCGAACCTGAAGTATTCAGCGAGCTGTCACTGCGTGGTGCTGCCGGGAACTGCCTGAACCTGC comes from the Pseudomonas granadensis genome and includes:
- the lexA gene encoding transcriptional repressor LexA — translated: MLKLTPRQAEILAFIKRCLEDNGYPPTRAEIAQELGFKSPNAAEEHLKALARKGAIEMTPGASRGIRIPGFEAKPDDSTLPIIGRVAAGAPILAQQHIEESCNINPAFFHPRADYLLRVHGMSMKDIGIFDGDLLAVHTTREARNGQVVVARIGDEVTVKRFKREGSKVWLIAENPEFAPIEVDLKDQELVIEGLSVGVIRR